From Microbacterium sp. YJN-G, a single genomic window includes:
- the secY gene encoding preprotein translocase subunit SecY produces the protein MFSAIARIFRTPDLRQKILFTIGIIALYRLGSNVPAPFVHFPNVEQCLATTAGADGLLGLVNLFSGGALLQLSIFALGVMPYITATIIVQLLRVVIPHFETLHKEGQAGQSKLTQYTRYLTIALALLQSSTLVTVARSGQLFGQTDVAACMNLLTNDVWWAQLLIIIAMTAGTGLIMWMAELVTERGIGNGMSLLIFTSIAATFPAAMWGIWEAKGFETFLLVMAVGLVVMTLIVYVEQSQRRVPVQYAKRMVGRRTYGGTNTYIPIKVNMAGVIPIIFASSLLYLPMLVAQFNTPTDGSEPPAWVAWVSTYLVSGDQPLYMLIYFLLNIGFTFFYVAITFNPVEIADNMKKYGGFIPGIRAGRPTAEYLDYVITRITFPGSLYLGIVALIPLIALATVQANQNFPFGGASILIIVGVGLETVKQIDAQLQQRHYEGLLR, from the coding sequence TTGTTTAGCGCCATCGCGCGAATCTTCCGCACGCCTGATCTGCGGCAGAAGATCCTTTTCACCATCGGCATCATCGCCCTGTACCGCCTGGGCTCGAATGTGCCGGCTCCGTTCGTGCACTTCCCGAACGTCGAGCAGTGTCTCGCCACGACGGCGGGCGCCGATGGCCTTCTCGGACTCGTCAACCTGTTCTCCGGCGGGGCGCTGCTGCAGCTGTCGATCTTCGCGCTCGGCGTCATGCCCTACATCACCGCGACGATCATCGTGCAGCTGCTGCGCGTGGTCATCCCGCACTTCGAGACCCTCCACAAGGAGGGCCAGGCGGGTCAGAGCAAGCTCACCCAGTACACCCGCTACCTGACGATCGCCCTCGCGCTGCTGCAGTCCAGCACCCTGGTGACGGTCGCCCGCAGCGGTCAGCTCTTCGGCCAGACGGATGTCGCGGCCTGCATGAACCTGCTCACCAACGACGTGTGGTGGGCGCAGCTGCTCATCATCATCGCGATGACCGCCGGTACCGGCCTGATCATGTGGATGGCCGAGCTCGTCACCGAGCGCGGCATCGGCAACGGCATGTCGCTGCTGATCTTCACCTCGATCGCCGCCACGTTCCCCGCCGCGATGTGGGGCATCTGGGAGGCCAAGGGCTTCGAGACCTTCCTGCTGGTGATGGCCGTCGGCCTGGTCGTGATGACGCTGATCGTCTACGTCGAGCAGTCGCAGCGCCGCGTGCCGGTGCAGTACGCCAAGCGCATGGTGGGCCGTCGCACCTATGGCGGCACCAACACGTACATCCCGATCAAGGTCAACATGGCGGGTGTGATCCCGATCATCTTCGCCTCGTCGCTGCTGTACCTGCCGATGCTCGTGGCGCAGTTCAACACCCCGACCGACGGCAGCGAGCCGCCGGCTTGGGTCGCATGGGTCTCCACCTACCTCGTCTCGGGTGACCAGCCGCTGTACATGCTGATCTACTTCCTGCTCAACATCGGCTTCACGTTCTTCTACGTCGCGATCACCTTCAACCCGGTCGAGATCGCCGACAACATGAAGAAGTACGGCGGGTTCATCCCCGGCATCCGTGCCGGCCGTCCCACGGCCGAGTACCTCGACTACGTGATCACCCGCATCACGTTCCCCGGTTCGCTCTACCTCGGCATCGTCGCGCTGATCCCGCTGATCGCGCTGGCGACCGTGCAGGCGAACCAGAACTTCCCGTTCGGCGGGGCCTCGATCCTCATCATCGTGGGTGTCGGTCTCGAGACGGTGAAGCAGATCGACGCGCAGCTGCAGCAGCGCCATTACGAAGGGCTCCTCCGATGA
- the rplO gene encoding 50S ribosomal protein L15, whose amino-acid sequence MAEKNEAVEEKAAAAPKKAAAKKPAAAKAAPAKSAAKKAPAKKDAEAEASRPAVLKVHHLRPVPGANTAKTRVGRGEGSKGKTAGRGTKGTKARNTVRIGFEGGQMPLHMRTPKLRGFKNPFRVEYQVVNLAKLAELYPKGGDVTVSDLVAKGAVRKNEKVKVLGDGDISVKLSVSVDKVSGSAEQKIVAAGGTVN is encoded by the coding sequence ATGGCTGAGAAGAACGAAGCCGTCGAGGAGAAGGCCGCGGCCGCTCCGAAGAAGGCCGCCGCCAAGAAGCCGGCCGCTGCCAAGGCCGCTCCGGCCAAGTCCGCCGCCAAGAAGGCTCCGGCCAAGAAGGATGCCGAGGCAGAGGCCTCGCGTCCGGCTGTCCTGAAGGTGCACCACCTGCGTCCGGTCCCCGGCGCCAACACCGCCAAGACCCGTGTCGGTCGCGGTGAGGGCTCGAAGGGCAAGACCGCCGGTCGCGGTACCAAGGGCACCAAGGCGCGCAACACCGTGCGCATCGGCTTCGAGGGTGGGCAGATGCCGCTGCACATGCGCACCCCGAAGCTGCGCGGGTTCAAGAACCCGTTCCGCGTCGAGTACCAGGTCGTGAACCTGGCCAAGCTCGCCGAGCTCTACCCGAAGGGTGGCGACGTCACCGTCAGCGACCTGGTCGCGAAGGGCGCCGTCCGCAAGAACGAGAAGGTCAAGGTCCTCGGCGACGGCGACATCTCGGTCAAGCTGTCGGTCTCGGTCGACAAGGTCTCGGGCAGTGCGGAGCAGAAGATCGTCGCTGCCGGCGGTACCGTCAACTGA
- the rpmD gene encoding 50S ribosomal protein L30, with product MAERLKVTQIKSKVSEKQNQRDTLRSLGLKRIGDSVVRPDDAQTRGYVRTVAHLVKVEEID from the coding sequence ATGGCTGAGCGCCTCAAGGTCACGCAGATCAAGTCCAAGGTGAGTGAGAAGCAGAACCAGCGCGACACGCTGCGTTCGCTCGGCCTCAAGCGGATCGGCGACTCGGTCGTCCGTCCCGACGACGCCCAGACGCGCGGTTACGTCCGCACCGTCGCTCACCTCGTCAAGGTTGAGGAGATCGACTAA
- the rpsE gene encoding 30S ribosomal protein S5 — MSDNKENEVTETAPAEAQAEPQREQRDGRRGGRDRGQSRDRNSRDRGDNQFLERVVTINRVSKVVKGGRRFSFTALVVVGDGNGLVGVGYGKAREVPLAISKGVEEAKRNFFRVPRVGSTIPHPVQGEAAAGVVLLRPAAAGTGVIAGGPVRAVLECAGIHDVLSKSLGSSNTINIVHATVEALQGLEEPRAVAARRGLDYDAVVPEIIIRNEAKAAAAAAAQKVGA; from the coding sequence GTGAGTGACAACAAGGAGAACGAAGTGACCGAAACCGCTCCTGCCGAGGCTCAGGCTGAGCCGCAGCGCGAGCAGCGTGACGGCCGTCGTGGCGGACGCGACCGCGGCCAGAGCCGCGACCGCAACTCGCGCGACCGTGGCGACAACCAGTTCCTGGAGCGCGTCGTCACCATCAACCGCGTCTCGAAGGTCGTGAAGGGTGGTCGTCGCTTCAGCTTCACCGCTCTCGTGGTCGTCGGTGACGGCAACGGTCTGGTGGGCGTCGGCTACGGCAAGGCCCGCGAGGTCCCCCTGGCGATCTCGAAGGGTGTCGAAGAGGCCAAGCGCAACTTCTTCCGCGTGCCCCGCGTCGGCTCGACCATCCCGCACCCCGTGCAGGGTGAGGCAGCCGCCGGTGTCGTGCTGCTTCGTCCGGCCGCTGCCGGTACCGGTGTCATCGCCGGTGGTCCGGTCCGCGCCGTCCTCGAGTGCGCAGGCATCCACGACGTCCTGTCGAAGTCGCTCGGCTCGTCGAACACGATCAACATCGTGCACGCGACCGTTGAGGCGCTGCAGGGTCTCGAGGAGCCGCGTGCCGTCGCCGCGCGCCGTGGTCTCGACTACGACGCCGTCGTGCCGGAGATCATCATCCGCAACGAGGCGAAGGCCGCTGCTGCCGCCGCCGCGCAGAAGGTAGGTGCCTGA
- the rplR gene encoding 50S ribosomal protein L18, producing the protein MAVKSKSAARSRRHARLRKKIVGTDLRPRLVVNRSARHVFVQLVDDSKGHTVASASTLETDLRSFDGDKTAKARKVGELLAERAKAAGFTEAVFDRGGNRYAGRVAAIADGAREGGLAL; encoded by the coding sequence ATGGCTGTCAAGTCCAAGTCCGCCGCCCGCTCGCGTCGCCACGCCCGTCTTCGCAAGAAGATCGTCGGCACCGACCTGCGGCCGCGTCTGGTCGTCAACCGCTCCGCGCGCCACGTGTTCGTGCAGCTCGTCGACGACAGCAAGGGCCACACCGTGGCATCCGCATCCACGCTCGAGACCGACCTGCGTTCCTTCGACGGTGACAAGACCGCCAAGGCCCGCAAGGTGGGCGAGCTCCTCGCCGAGCGCGCCAAGGCCGCCGGCTTCACCGAGGCCGTGTTCGACCGTGGCGGCAACCGCTACGCGGGTCGCGTCGCGGCCATCGCCGATGGCGCCCGTGAAGGGGGGCTGGCACTGTGA
- the rplF gene encoding 50S ribosomal protein L6: MSRIGRLPIDIPTGVTISVDGREVAVKGPKGELTLQVAKPIEVAVEENQVLVTRPDDERESRSLHGLTRTLINNNIIGVTEGYTKGLEVVGTGYRVQQKGSSIEFALGFSHPVVVDPPAGITLTVEGANKVTVSGIDKQAVGEAAANIRKIRKPEPYKGKGVRYAGEVVRRKAGKAGK; encoded by the coding sequence ATGTCGCGTATCGGACGACTTCCCATCGACATCCCCACGGGCGTGACCATCTCGGTCGACGGCCGTGAGGTCGCGGTGAAGGGCCCCAAGGGTGAGCTCACCCTGCAGGTGGCCAAGCCCATCGAGGTCGCGGTCGAGGAGAACCAGGTTCTGGTCACCCGTCCCGACGACGAGCGTGAGTCGCGGTCGCTCCACGGCCTGACCCGCACGCTCATCAACAACAACATCATCGGCGTCACCGAGGGCTACACCAAGGGCCTCGAGGTCGTCGGCACCGGTTACCGCGTGCAGCAGAAGGGCAGCTCGATCGAGTTCGCGCTGGGCTTCTCGCACCCGGTCGTGGTCGACCCGCCGGCAGGTATCACCCTGACCGTCGAGGGCGCCAACAAGGTGACCGTCAGCGGCATCGACAAGCAGGCTGTCGGCGAGGCCGCTGCCAACATCCGCAAGATCCGCAAGCCCGAGCCGTACAAGGGCAAGGGTGTGCGCTACGCCGGCGAGGTCGTGCGTCGCAAGGCCGGAAAGGCTGGTAAGTAA
- the rpsH gene encoding 30S ribosomal protein S8 codes for MTMTDPVADMLTRLRNANSAHHDSVTMPSSKLKTNIAEILQQEGYIAGFEIAPARVGSNLTLSLKYGPNRERSIAGIKRVSKPGLRVYAKSTELPKVLGGLGVAILSTSSGLLTDRQAEQKGVGGEVLAYVW; via the coding sequence ATGACAATGACAGACCCGGTCGCAGACATGCTGACCCGTCTGCGCAACGCGAACTCGGCGCACCACGACTCCGTGACGATGCCGTCGAGCAAGCTCAAGACGAACATCGCCGAGATCCTCCAGCAGGAGGGCTACATCGCCGGCTTCGAGATCGCTCCCGCTCGCGTGGGCAGCAACCTCACCCTGTCGCTCAAGTACGGTCCCAACCGTGAGCGCTCCATCGCCGGCATCAAGCGCGTGTCGAAGCCCGGTCTCCGCGTCTACGCGAAGTCGACCGAGCTGCCCAAGGTCCTCGGCGGCCTGGGCGTTGCCATCCTGTCCACCTCCTCCGGTCTTCTCACGGACCGTCAGGCCGAGCAGAAGGGCGTGGGCGGAGAAGTTCTCGCCTACGTGTGGTGA
- the rplE gene encoding 50S ribosomal protein L5 gives MAATDAAAAGKIQPRLKAKYNTEIKKALQEQFGYANVMQIPGLVKVVVNTGVGEAARDSKVIEGAVADLTKITGQKPIVTKARKSIAQFKLREGQPIGAHVTLRGDRAWEFVDRLVNLSLPRIRDFRGLSADQFDGNGNYTFGLQEQSVFHEIDQDKIDRVRGFDITVVTTAKTDDEGRALLKALGFPFKSADAAA, from the coding sequence ATGGCAGCGACTGACGCCGCGGCGGCTGGCAAGATCCAGCCCCGCCTGAAGGCGAAGTACAACACCGAGATCAAGAAGGCTCTGCAGGAGCAGTTCGGCTACGCGAACGTCATGCAGATTCCCGGACTGGTCAAGGTCGTCGTGAACACCGGTGTCGGCGAGGCGGCTCGCGACAGCAAGGTGATCGAGGGCGCTGTTGCGGACCTCACCAAGATCACCGGCCAGAAGCCGATCGTGACCAAGGCACGCAAGTCGATCGCGCAGTTCAAGCTGCGCGAGGGCCAGCCCATCGGCGCGCACGTCACCCTCCGCGGTGACCGTGCGTGGGAGTTCGTGGACCGCCTGGTCAACCTCTCCCTGCCGCGCATCCGCGACTTCCGCGGTCTGTCGGCCGACCAGTTCGACGGCAACGGCAACTACACCTTCGGTCTCCAGGAGCAGAGCGTGTTCCACGAGATCGATCAGGACAAGATCGACCGCGTCCGCGGCTTCGACATCACCGTGGTGACCACGGCCAAGACCGACGACGAGGGTCGCGCGCTGCTGAAGGCGCTCGGCTTCCCGTTCAAGTCGGCCGACGCCGCAGCGTGA
- the rplX gene encoding 50S ribosomal protein L24 yields the protein MANIKKGDLVQVITGRKQDKGGDRGKQGKVLEVLVEQNRIVVEGVNYVTKHTRVGQTQRGTKTGGIETVEAPIHISNVAVVDPSTKKPTRVGHRVEEQVKDGVKRTVRVRYAKKSGKDL from the coding sequence ATGGCGAACATCAAGAAGGGCGACCTGGTTCAGGTCATCACCGGTCGCAAGCAGGACAAGGGCGGCGACCGCGGCAAGCAGGGCAAGGTCCTCGAGGTCCTCGTCGAGCAGAACCGCATCGTGGTGGAGGGCGTGAACTACGTCACCAAGCACACCCGTGTCGGCCAGACCCAGCGCGGCACCAAGACCGGTGGCATCGAGACCGTCGAAGCCCCGATCCACATCTCCAACGTCGCCGTCGTCGACCCCTCGACCAAGAAGCCGACCCGCGTCGGCCACCGTGTCGAGGAGCAGGTCAAGGACGGCGTGAAGCGCACGGTCCGCGTGCGCTACGCGAAGAAGTCAGGTAAGGACCTCTGA
- the rplN gene encoding 50S ribosomal protein L14, producing MIQQESRLKVADNTGAKELLTIRILGGSRRRYAGLGDTIVATVKDAIPGGNVKKGDVVKAVIVRTAKSTRRPDGSYIKFDENAAVILKNDGEPRGTRIFGPVGRELRDKKFMKIVSLAPEVI from the coding sequence GTGATCCAGCAGGAGTCCCGCCTCAAGGTCGCCGACAACACCGGCGCGAAGGAGCTGCTCACGATCCGCATCCTCGGTGGCTCGCGCCGCCGCTACGCGGGTCTGGGCGACACCATCGTCGCGACGGTGAAGGACGCGATCCCGGGCGGAAACGTCAAGAAGGGCGATGTGGTCAAGGCCGTCATCGTCCGCACCGCAAAGTCCACGCGCCGTCCCGACGGCTCGTACATCAAGTTCGACGAGAACGCCGCCGTCATCCTGAAGAACGACGGGGAGCCCCGCGGCACCCGTATCTTCGGACCGGTCGGTCGTGAGCTTCGTGACAAGAAGTTCATGAAGATCGTCTCGCTCGCCCCGGAGGTCATCTGA
- the rpsQ gene encoding 30S ribosomal protein S17 → MAEKKTADAVEHGEHDVRDASARGYRKTQRGYVVSDKMDKTIVVEVEDRVKHPLYGKVIRRTEKRKVHDENNTAGIGDLVVISETRPLSATKRWRLVEIVEKAK, encoded by the coding sequence ATGGCTGAGAAGAAGACTGCTGACGCCGTCGAGCACGGCGAGCACGATGTCCGCGACGCCAGCGCGCGCGGATATCGCAAGACGCAGCGCGGCTACGTCGTCAGCGACAAGATGGACAAGACCATCGTCGTCGAGGTCGAGGACCGCGTGAAGCACCCGCTGTACGGCAAGGTCATCCGCCGTACCGAGAAGCGCAAGGTGCATGACGAGAACAACACCGCCGGCATCGGCGACCTCGTCGTGATCAGCGAGACCCGTCCGCTCAGCGCCACCAAGCGCTGGCGTCTGGTCGAGATCGTGGAGAAGGCCAAGTGA
- the rpmC gene encoding 50S ribosomal protein L29: MAIGTKELAPAELDTFEDQRLVEELRKAKEELFNLRFQSATGQLESHGRIRAVKRDIARLYTVIRERELGIRATPAPVEAPAKKASKAKAKKADEAVDAPKEEAE, translated from the coding sequence ATGGCGATCGGCACCAAGGAGCTCGCACCCGCCGAGCTCGACACGTTCGAAGACCAGCGCCTCGTCGAGGAGCTGCGCAAGGCCAAGGAGGAGCTGTTCAACCTCCGCTTCCAGTCGGCCACCGGCCAGCTGGAGAGCCACGGCCGCATCCGCGCCGTCAAGCGCGACATCGCGCGCCTCTACACCGTGATCCGCGAGCGCGAGCTGGGCATCCGTGCGACGCCCGCTCCGGTCGAGGCTCCGGCGAAGAAGGCGTCCAAGGCGAAGGCGAAGAAGGCCGATGAGGCTGTCGACGCGCCCAAGGAGGAGGCCGAGTAA
- the rplP gene encoding 50S ribosomal protein L16, translating to MLIPRKVKYRKQHHPKRSGQATGGTKVSFGEFGIQALTPAYVTNRQIESARIAMTRHIKRGGKVWINIYPDRPLTKKPAETRMGSGKGSPEWWVANVKPGRVLFEVAGVNEELAREALTRAIHKLPLKARIIKREEGDA from the coding sequence ATGCTCATCCCTCGCAAGGTCAAGTACCGCAAGCAGCACCACCCGAAGCGTTCGGGCCAGGCGACCGGCGGCACGAAGGTCTCCTTCGGCGAGTTCGGCATCCAGGCCCTGACCCCCGCTTACGTGACCAACCGTCAGATCGAGTCCGCTCGTATCGCGATGACCCGTCACATCAAGCGTGGTGGAAAGGTGTGGATCAACATCTACCCCGACCGTCCGCTCACGAAGAAGCCTGCCGAGACCCGCATGGGTTCCGGTAAGGGTTCGCCCGAGTGGTGGGTCGCCAACGTCAAGCCGGGCCGTGTCCTCTTCGAGGTCGCGGGCGTGAACGAGGAGCTCGCACGCGAGGCCCTCACCCGGGCCATTCACAAGCTGCCGCTCAAGGCACGCATCATCAAGCGCGAGGAGGGCGACGCGTAA
- the rpsC gene encoding 30S ribosomal protein S3, with protein sequence MGQKVNPYGFRLGITTDHVSRWFSDSTKPGQRYADYVAEDIKIRRLLQTQLDRAGVSGIEIERTRDRVRVDIHTARPGIVIGRRGAEAERIRGDLEKLTGKQIQLNILEVKNPEADAQLVAQGIAEQLSARVAFRRAMRKGLQGAQRAGAKGIRIQVSGRLGGAEMSRSEFYREGRVPLHTLRANIDYGFYEAKTTFGRIGVKVWIYKGDLTNKELAREQANMKPQRERGDRRRAPRNEAPVAEGASA encoded by the coding sequence ATGGGCCAGAAGGTCAACCCGTACGGCTTCCGCCTCGGCATCACCACGGACCACGTGTCGCGTTGGTTCTCGGACTCGACGAAGCCGGGCCAGCGTTACGCCGACTACGTCGCCGAGGACATCAAGATCCGTCGCCTGCTGCAGACGCAGCTCGACCGCGCCGGTGTCTCGGGCATCGAGATCGAGCGCACCCGCGACCGCGTGCGTGTGGACATCCACACCGCACGTCCGGGCATCGTCATCGGCCGCCGCGGCGCCGAGGCCGAGCGCATCCGCGGCGACCTCGAGAAGCTCACCGGCAAGCAGATCCAGCTGAACATCCTCGAGGTCAAGAACCCCGAGGCCGACGCTCAGCTCGTCGCGCAGGGCATCGCCGAGCAGCTGTCTGCTCGTGTGGCGTTCCGTCGCGCGATGCGCAAGGGTCTGCAGGGCGCTCAGCGCGCCGGCGCCAAGGGCATCCGCATCCAGGTCTCCGGCCGCCTCGGCGGCGCGGAGATGAGCCGCTCGGAGTTCTACCGCGAGGGTCGTGTGCCGCTGCACACGCTGCGCGCGAACATCGACTACGGCTTCTACGAGGCCAAGACCACCTTCGGCCGCATCGGCGTGAAGGTCTGGATCTACAAGGGCGATCTCACCAACAAGGAACTCGCACGCGAGCAGGCCAACATGAAGCCGCAGCGCGAGCGTGGCGACCGTCGTCGCGCTCCGCGTAACGAGGCGCCTGTCGCAGAAGGAGCGTCGGCATAA
- the rplV gene encoding 50S ribosomal protein L22 has product MVDSIARVKHIRVTPQKARRVVALIKGKQAQEALAILKFAPQGASEPIYKLVHAAIANAQVKADRDGEYLDEQDLYVKNAYVDEGTTLKRFQPRAQGRAFQIKKRTSHITVVLATPEVAEAAAEAKTKKASK; this is encoded by the coding sequence ATGGTGGATTCCATCGCACGCGTCAAGCACATCCGCGTGACCCCTCAGAAGGCTCGTCGTGTCGTCGCGCTCATCAAGGGCAAGCAGGCGCAGGAAGCACTGGCCATTCTGAAGTTCGCCCCGCAGGGCGCCAGCGAGCCGATCTACAAGCTCGTGCACGCTGCCATCGCGAACGCACAGGTCAAGGCCGATCGCGACGGTGAGTACCTGGACGAGCAGGACCTGTACGTGAAGAACGCGTACGTCGACGAGGGCACGACGCTCAAGCGTTTCCAGCCCCGCGCTCAGGGTCGTGCGTTCCAGATCAAGAAGCGCACGAGCCACATCACGGTCGTGCTGGCCACCCCCGAGGTCGCTGAGGCGGCTGCGGAGGCCAAGACGAAGAAGGCGAGCAAGTAA
- the rpsS gene encoding 30S ribosomal protein S19 has translation MPRSLKKGPFVDEHLLRKVIVQNEAGSKNVIKTWSRRSMIIPAMLGHTIAVHDGRKHIPVFVTETMVGHKLGEFAPTRTFRGHEKDDKKGRRR, from the coding sequence ATGCCACGCAGCCTTAAGAAGGGCCCCTTCGTCGACGAGCACCTGCTTCGCAAGGTGATCGTTCAGAACGAGGCCGGTTCGAAGAACGTCATCAAGACCTGGTCTCGCCGATCGATGATCATCCCGGCAATGCTGGGTCACACGATCGCCGTCCACGACGGTCGCAAGCACATCCCCGTGTTCGTGACCGAGACCATGGTCGGCCACAAGCTGGGCGAATTCGCGCCCACCCGCACCTTCCGCGGCCACGAGAAGGACGACAAGAAGGGTCGTCGCCGCTGA
- the rplB gene encoding 50S ribosomal protein L2, with product MAIRKYKPTTPGRRGSSVADFAEITRSTPEKSLLRPLSKTGGRNNQGRITTRHIGGGHKRQYRVIDFRRNDKDGIDAKVAHIEYDPNRTARIALLHYFDGEKRYILAPNKLKQGDIVESGAGADIKPGNNLPLKNIPTGTVIHAIELRPGGGAKMARSAGASVRLVAKDGPYAQLRLPSGEIRNVDARCRATIGEVGNAEQSNINWGKAGRKRWKGVRPTVRGVAMNPVDHPHGGGEGKTSGGRHPVSPWGQAEGRTRHANKESDKYIVRRRNAGKKRK from the coding sequence ATGGCTATTCGCAAGTACAAGCCCACGACCCCGGGTCGCCGCGGTTCGTCGGTGGCCGACTTCGCCGAGATCACCCGATCGACGCCGGAGAAGTCGCTGCTGCGTCCGCTCTCGAAGACCGGTGGTCGCAACAATCAGGGCCGCATCACCACCCGCCACATCGGTGGTGGCCACAAGCGCCAGTACCGCGTCATCGACTTCCGTCGCAATGACAAGGACGGCATCGACGCCAAGGTCGCTCACATCGAGTACGACCCCAACCGCACCGCACGCATCGCGCTGCTGCACTACTTCGACGGCGAGAAGCGCTACATCCTCGCGCCGAACAAGCTGAAGCAGGGCGACATCGTCGAGTCGGGCGCGGGCGCCGACATCAAGCCGGGCAACAACCTGCCGCTGAAGAACATCCCCACCGGTACCGTGATCCACGCGATCGAGCTGCGTCCGGGCGGCGGTGCGAAGATGGCCCGTTCGGCCGGCGCCTCGGTGCGTCTGGTCGCGAAGGACGGCCCCTACGCCCAGCTGCGTCTGCCCTCGGGCGAGATCCGTAACGTCGACGCGCGCTGCCGTGCGACGATCGGCGAGGTCGGCAACGCCGAGCAGTCGAACATCAACTGGGGCAAGGCCGGCCGCAAGCGCTGGAAGGGCGTCCGCCCGACCGTCCGCGGTGTCGCCATGAACCCGGTCGACCACCCGCACGGTGGTGGTGAGGGCAAGACGTCCGGTGGTCGTCACCCGGTCTCCCCGTGGGGTCAGGCTGAGGGTCGCACCCGTCACGCCAACAAGGAAAGCGACAAGTACATCGTGCGTCGCCGCAACGCCGGCAAGAAGCGCAAGTAG
- the rplW gene encoding 50S ribosomal protein L23, which translates to MTEQNTLATALNKDPRDIILGPVVSEKSYSLIDEGKYTFLVDPRASKTEIKLAIEKIFGVKVASVNTINRVGKARRTRFGTGKRKDTKRAIVALKSGSIDIFTAVG; encoded by the coding sequence ATGACTGAGCAGAACACCCTCGCAACGGCCCTGAACAAGGACCCGCGCGACATCATCCTGGGCCCGGTCGTCTCCGAGAAGAGCTACAGCCTGATCGACGAGGGCAAGTACACCTTCCTGGTGGACCCCCGCGCCTCGAAGACCGAGATCAAGCTCGCCATCGAGAAGATCTTCGGCGTCAAGGTGGCTTCGGTCAACACGATCAACCGCGTCGGCAAGGCCCGCCGCACCCGTTTCGGCACCGGCAAGCGCAAGGACACCAAGCGCGCCATCGTCGCGCTGAAGTCGGGTTCCATCGACATCTTCACGGCAGTCGGCTGA
- the rplD gene encoding 50S ribosomal protein L4: MADSTLALDVIAVDGKKAGSIELPAAIFDVKTNVPLIHQVVVAQLAAARQGTHSTKRRGEVSGAGRKPFKQKGTGNARQGSIRAPHMTGGGIVHGPKPRDYSQRTPKKMIAAALLGALSDRFRGERLHAVEAFVADSTPSTKTAAGLLAAVAGPKNVLVVIERSDELTVKSVRNLPNVHVLSYDQLNAYDVVVSDDIVFTKAALEAFIASKTGATEEVSA; encoded by the coding sequence ATGGCTGACTCCACTCTCGCGCTCGACGTCATCGCGGTCGACGGCAAGAAGGCCGGCTCCATCGAGCTGCCTGCCGCGATCTTCGACGTCAAGACCAACGTCCCGCTGATCCACCAGGTGGTCGTCGCGCAGCTCGCCGCAGCACGCCAGGGCACCCACTCGACCAAGCGTCGCGGTGAGGTCTCCGGTGCCGGTCGCAAGCCCTTCAAGCAGAAGGGCACGGGTAACGCCCGTCAGGGCTCGATCCGCGCGCCGCACATGACCGGTGGTGGCATCGTCCACGGCCCGAAGCCGCGCGACTACTCGCAGCGCACCCCCAAGAAGATGATCGCGGCCGCCCTGCTGGGCGCGCTGAGCGATCGCTTCCGCGGTGAGCGCCTGCACGCCGTCGAGGCCTTCGTCGCCGACAGCACCCCTTCGACCAAGACCGCTGCGGGCCTGCTCGCCGCCGTCGCCGGCCCGAAGAACGTGCTCGTCGTCATCGAGCGCAGCGACGAGCTGACCGTGAAGAGCGTTCGCAACCTGCCGAACGTGCACGTGCTCAGCTACGACCAGCTGAACGCCTACGACGTGGTCGTCTCCGACGACATCGTCTTCACCAAGGCCGCCCTCGAAGCGTTCATCGCATCGAAGACCGGCGCAACCGAGGAGGTCTCGGCATGA